The Gordonia terrae genome contains the following window.
CGGTCATCCGCACCGTCGACAGCACGATCAGCGGATCTGCCGACCCGTCGCGCGCCGGTGGTACCGAACCGCCGACGAGCCCGGTGTTGCCGCCCTGTACGCAGATCCGCACCCCCGAGCGGGCGCACCCGGCGACCACGCGCGAGACCTCGTCGGTGGTACGGGGGCGGACTACCGCGTCGGCCCCACCGCGGTACCGGCCGGTCCAGTCGGTCAGGAAGCCGGCCATCGCGCCGGGGTCGGTGAGGACATTCGTCTCGCCGACGATCTCCCGGAGCGAGGTCAGGACTCCGTCGATCTCCGCCGGCGGGATTGGGTCGGGATCGCCCCGACGAGAACCGAGATCGTCAGGACCGTGGGAACGCATCGAGGATCGGGGTGTCGCCGTCGTTGAACTCGATCACCTCGTGCACCGACGCGGGATGGCCGATCACGGCGGCCGCGACCTGGGCGACATTGTCACGGCTGACCTCGTCACCCTCGACCCGGTCGCCGCCGAGCGTGATGCTGCCGCTGCCGTCCTCGTCGGTCAGCTTGCTGGGCCCGAGGATCGTCCAGTCGAGTTCGGTGGATTTCAGGTACCTGTCCGCGGCCGCCTTGGCCTCGGCATAGGCGTGGAATGAGTTGTCCTCGGGCACACCGTGATCGGGTCCGGCGCCGAAGTAGGACACCATCACGTACCGGCGAACCCCGGCGCGCACGGCCGCGTCCATGGACCGGATCGCGGCATCCCGGTCGACGGCATACGTCCGCGACGCATCCCCGCCGCCGGCGCCCGCGGTCCACACCACGGCGTCGTGGCCGGAGATCGCGGTCGCGATGCCGGTGGTGTCGAGGGTCTCGACGTCGGCGACCACGGGTGTGGCGCCGGTGTCCGCGACGTCCTCGGCGTGTTCCGGATTGCGGATGATCGAGGTCACCTCGTCGCCGCGGGCCGCCAGAATTCTGGCCAGCCGCAACGCGATCTTGCCGTGTCCGCCGATGATCGCCACTCGAGTCACTTCGATCCTCACTTTCGGTTGTCTGCTTGTGCCGTCGCCAGTCTCGTACCCAATCCAACGTACGCACATGCGCTGGGCCGGCCCATTTCCTGCGGACACGACTCCGCCCCGGTGCCGAAACGTGGGCGCCGGGGCGGAGTCGGGCTGTACGGGTCCGAAGAGACCTCTAGACGCGGGTACGGCCGCGTCCGGTCACCAGCTTGACGAGGAACAGCAAGATGCACGCACCGGCCAGACAGGTGATGAAGCTGAAGATCCACCCTCCGCCCTCGACGTCGACCCCGAACAGGGTCAGCAACCAGCCGCCGAGGAGGCCGCCGATGACACCCACCACGATGTTGAGGATGATCCCCTGCTGCGCATCGGTCTTCATGATCTTGCTGGCGATCCAGCCGGCCAGTCCACCGATGATGATCCACGCGATGATGCCAATTCCCAGCATGTCTACCTCCTGAGGTTCGTCGTTGATCCGTTGTGTGCGACTCGTTTGGGATCGCGAAGATCCCTCGAATCGCTACAAATCGGAACGTACCCAGGCATGCAGCGGTTGAAACAGCCTCCGCGTGAAATGTGTACACATCGAGACCGGACCCGTCACCGGATCGAGACCAGGGCAGGCCGAGACCAGGGCGGACGACTCAGGACAGCCGGCTCAGGGGCAGGTCACCTTGATCTCGTACGACTTGGTCACCTTCTCGGTCGGGTTGGCCAGATCGATGCCCGAGGCCTCACCGCTCACCGTGTACGTGTCACCGTCCTTGGTGACGTCGGCACTGCCCTCTCCTACACCCTTCTGATAGCCCAGGGTCACC
Protein-coding sequences here:
- a CDS encoding GlsB/YeaQ/YmgE family stress response membrane protein — protein: MLGIGIIAWIIIGGLAGWIASKIMKTDAQQGIILNIVVGVIGGLLGGWLLTLFGVDVEGGGWIFSFITCLAGACILLFLVKLVTGRGRTRV
- a CDS encoding SDR family oxidoreductase, which gives rise to MTRVAIIGGHGKIALRLARILAARGDEVTSIIRNPEHAEDVADTGATPVVADVETLDTTGIATAISGHDAVVWTAGAGGGDASRTYAVDRDAAIRSMDAAVRAGVRRYVMVSYFGAGPDHGVPEDNSFHAYAEAKAAADRYLKSTELDWTILGPSKLTDEDGSGSITLGGDRVEGDEVSRDNVAQVAAAVIGHPASVHEVIEFNDGDTPILDAFPRS